The segment AGGAAAGGTATAAATTCTTGTCTCCAAGCATTCTTAAACTCTTGAAACCACTGTTTTTCAAAATCCTGAAATTCTAAAGAAATATCTACTTTAAAGCTATCAATTAAACTGGAAACTTCTGCAGCTTTAGAGCTATCTAGTAATTTTAAAGATAACACTCCACTCTTTAAAATGTCTAACTCTTCCAATACATTAAGCTTAAATGGTTTATAGAGTGAAGACCATATGCTATATCTCAAATAAGAATCATAGTATAACTTAATTTTGTACATTAAAGTGGTAGATGCATCAGGAGAAATGTTATTCTCATATTGTGCAAGAGAAGATAATAAATTCTCATAATCTACTTTGCTTAAACATGGTTGTAGAGTCGATTTAATTTTTTCACTAAAGGTTAGATAGCTAGAAGAAATACCATGACTATATTTACTAAAGAATTCAGGAAATATATCCGCTTGTTCTAATTTCAGAAGTAAATCTTTTCTAATTTCTCTTGGTAAATTATGTATTGAAAACTGATAAATAACCCATGCAAAGTTCTCATCAAACTCATCTGAGTAATCAGTCTTATTATCAGGAAAAATTACATTACCTTTCTTATCATTCCAGGGTAGTATCTTATAGAAAAATTTGTTCAGCCTTTGCTTTAATTTCAAAATACCTTCATTTCTATCACCTGCTTTATACAATATTTCGCTCATTTGCTGTTTAGCATTTTTAGGGTTTATTCTATCACTTATGTGCAATCCAATTCCATTTTTCTCTAATAACTCCCAATCAAACAATTTGTGTGGATCTGGTTTACGCATTGTATAGCTAAGCTCTGGATCATGCACTATAGTTCCTATTTCAGAATGACTAAATATCATATCCCTTTTAATTTTAAAACGCTCCATAAGGTATAAAATCAGCTCTTTAACTGACCTCATTTGCTCTTCCGGAAAAGGCTCAAGTCCTGTGTTTACAATTTCAATACCTACAGAATAGTTGTTAAGCTTCCGTAGCTCTTCAAGCTTGCTATCTATCTTAACTCTTGCATAACTAATACCAGCATGCCATGCTTCTTTCTCTAATGGAACCATTAAGGTGATGCTGCAATCCCTATCGACAATAAAATGAACTGACAATCCTCTAGCATTCAGCGTATTTTTTGTACCTTTTAATGTTGATGTTTCAGTATGGTGAACTATAACCATTAACACTTTTTCACCGGCCCTATCACCATAATTTAAAGCTGAAGCTGGATCTAAAAATAACAAATCCTGATCTTTCAATAATGGTAATTTTTCTTGTAAATCTTGAAAATCATTCTCAATACTGCTTGAACTGGATACTTGCCCAGATATGAGAAATGCTGAGACAGTAATCAGTAAAACTAATAAATATTTGTTGATTTTAGATAGTTGGATTTTCATACCATCTTCATAAACACTTTGTAGATAACTTTTCATTATATAGTTAGAGTAGTGTTGTTGAATAAATTTACAAGACAAAATCATACTAGTCCAGTAATAGTAACATGTCCAAAGATAAAGCATTAAAAATACTGAGGTTAAATTTGGAGGAGAGCCAAAATGAAATCAATAAAGCATATCAAAATTTAATGAAATTAGTTCACCCAGATAAGGGAGGCTCGGAATATTTTGCACAAAAATTAAACGCAGCACGTGATAGGTTGCTGAAGAGGTAATTAATATTGCTTTAAAGTTTTTATTTGTGCGTAAAGGATAAGTTGCTACAATAAAAAAATAAGATAAAAGTAGCAATGGACATGTGTTCAGAAAGGTTTAAGTTATGCAGGAAGATAACAAAAAAGAAGCAATAAAAGAAGAAAAAGGCATATTAGGGTGGATAGAATATAGACTGCCTATATTTTCTTTTTTGAAACATACTGCTTCTTACCAAGTGCCAAAAAACTTAAATTATGCTTGGAATTTTGGCTCTTTGGCTGGTATAGCGCTAATTTTACAAATAATAACAGGTATATTTCTTGCTATGCACTACACTCCGCATGTTGATTATGCGTTTAATAGCGTGGAGCGTATAATGCGTGACGTGAACTATGGATGGCTGATACGCTACACTCATGCTGTCGGGGCATCGCTCTTCTTTATGGTAGTCTATGTTCATATAATGCGTGGGTTATATTACGGATCTTACAAGAGGCCACGAGAGATGGTGTGGTTTGTTGGTATATTTATATTTTTTGCAATGATGGCAACTGCCTTTATGGGATATGTATTGCCTTGGGGACAAATGAGTTTCTGGGGTGCAACAGTTATAACCAACTTATTTTCTGCTATACCTTTAATTGGCAATAAAATAGTTATATGGTTATGGGGTGGTTTCTCCGTTGATAATCCGACGCTTAACCGTTTTTTTGCTCTGCATTATCTTCTACCTTTTGTTATTATTGCTTTAGCTATGCTTCATGTGATAGCTCTGCATAGGTTTGGCTCTGGTAACCCAAGTGGAGTTGAGGTAAAATCAGATAAGGATACCATTCCTCTCTATCCTTATTATATAATCAAGGATTGCATAACTTTTGGTCTGTTTTTTGTAGTTTTGTTCGCATTTGTTTTTTATGCTCCCAATTATCTTGGGCATCCAGACAATTATATAGAAGCTGACTCTATGGTCACTCCGGTACATATAGTGCCAGAGTGGTATTTTTTACCTTTTTATGCAATGCTACGTTCGATTCCAGATAAACTTACTGGTGTGCTTACCATGTTTGCGTCTATTTTAGTGTGGTTTTTGTTACCTTGGCTTGATAAATCAAAAGTTAAAAGTGGTGCTTATCGCCCGGTGTTTAAGAAAT is part of the Wolbachia endosymbiont (group A) of Anomoia purmunda genome and harbors:
- a CDS encoding cytochrome b — translated: MQEDNKKEAIKEEKGILGWIEYRLPIFSFLKHTASYQVPKNLNYAWNFGSLAGIALILQIITGIFLAMHYTPHVDYAFNSVERIMRDVNYGWLIRYTHAVGASLFFMVVYVHIMRGLYYGSYKRPREMVWFVGIFIFFAMMATAFMGYVLPWGQMSFWGATVITNLFSAIPLIGNKIVIWLWGGFSVDNPTLNRFFALHYLLPFVIIALAMLHVIALHRFGSGNPSGVEVKSDKDTIPLYPYYIIKDCITFGLFFVVLFAFVFYAPNYLGHPDNYIEADSMVTPVHIVPEWYFLPFYAMLRSIPDKLTGVLTMFASILVWFLLPWLDKSKVKSGAYRPVFKKFFWVFAINFVLLAWLGGQEVKEPYITMSRLSTLYYFAYFVIILPLLSKYEKPKEPPKTLSDSVPEMK
- a CDS encoding molecular chaperone DnaJ, whose product is MEESQNEINKAYQNLMKLVHPDKGGSEYFAQKLNAARDRLLKR
- a CDS encoding N-acetylmuramoyl-L-alanine amidase → MLYLWTCYYYWTSMILSCKFIQQHYSNYIMKSYLQSVYEDGMKIQLSKINKYLLVLLITVSAFLISGQVSSSSSIENDFQDLQEKLPLLKDQDLLFLDPASALNYGDRAGEKVLMVIVHHTETSTLKGTKNTLNARGLSVHFIVDRDCSITLMVPLEKEAWHAGISYARVKIDSKLEELRKLNNYSVGIEIVNTGLEPFPEEQMRSVKELILYLMERFKIKRDMIFSHSEIGTIVHDPELSYTMRKPDPHKLFDWELLEKNGIGLHISDRINPKNAKQQMSEILYKAGDRNEGILKLKQRLNKFFYKILPWNDKKGNVIFPDNKTDYSDEFDENFAWVIYQFSIHNLPREIRKDLLLKLEQADIFPEFFSKYSHGISSSYLTFSEKIKSTLQPCLSKVDYENLLSSLAQYENNISPDASTTLMYKIKLYYDSYLRYSIWSSLYKPFKLNVLEELDILKSGVLSLKLLDSSKAAEVSSLIDSFKVDISLEFQDFEKQWFQEFKNAWRQEFIPFLEEQITWTALHEAILEYLEKAKEEIC